ATGCTCTCGGCATTCACCGGTGCGCGGTTGACAGCGGCGGGCAGGGCATCGACGGTCGCCTGGATGGCGGCTTCGTCGGCCACGATGTTCAGCTCGCCGTCCTGATCGACGACCTCGAGCCAGGTCGCGGCGACCGCGGGGGCGATCGGCACCGTGCGCTCATCACCGACGTAGAAGCCGATCGTGGTGAGCATCGTGTTGAGCTTCTCTGCAACGCCGGCGGCGTCTTCATCGCTCACCGGTGCGGGAGCCTCGGCCGGGTCACCCGAGTACGTCAGAGCGTCGCCGCCGTCGGCGAGCGCGGAGGTCAATGCACCGGTCAGACCATCCAGATCGACACCGGTGCCCGGCACCGCAGGAGTCGTGACATACGTCGCGCTGGCCGCGTCGAACCCGACGGTGGCGTCGACGGCGTCTTCATAACTGGACGGGACCATCTCGCGCAGCGTGTCGTGTGCGAGGTCGGTGTCGAGGGTGATGGTGCCGACGATGGGTTCTGGCATCCACGCGCCGATGTTCCACATCGGGTGCGACGCGAACGCCTCGTCTGCGAGCCCGCGTGCGTCGATCGACGCGCCGAGGTCAGAGCCGGTCACCACCTGATCTCCACCGGCATCGGTCAACGTGATCTCTGTGTTCGCGAGGTGGGCGGTGACGACGTCTGCCGCGGCGCCCGGCGTGAGGCCGCCGACAGGGACGCCGGCGATCGTGGTACCGGGGGCGATGAGGATCGTCGACGCTGCGGCTGCCCCCAGAGCGAGCACGCCGACGGCGACGCCGACCC
The DNA window shown above is from Microbacterium murale and carries:
- a CDS encoding L,D-transpeptidase family protein, which gives rise to MTGLIEAPDANTAQTAVVTEALPPNGGDRSLEWAPREPAPKKRRIGLWVGVAVGVLALGAAAASTILIAPGTTIAGVPVGGLTPGAAADVVTAHLANTEITLTDAGGDQVVTGSDLGASIDARGLADEAFASHPMWNIGAWMPEPIVGTITLDTDLAHDTLREMVPSSYEDAVDATVGFDAASATYVTTPAVPGTGVDLDGLTGALTSALADGGDALTYSGDPAEAPAPVSDEDAAGVAEKLNTMLTTIGFYVGDERTVPIAPAVAATWLEVVDQDGELNIVADEAAIQATVDALPAAVNRAPVNAESIVNAGGDVLEELTVGVSGRTLGDTSTVASDFAEQLEAGNSVQPIEVSETPFASTTLTREIDINLANQTVSAIENGVVVDSWSVSSGAGEFATHTGSFQIGWKTSSQNMGNRDLSQAPNYFQPDVKWVMYFNGDEALHGVYWHSNWGTPMSHGCVGMPEYAAQWLYNWAPEGVNVYVHY